agtgtcagagtcaggCCATCTGACAGGGAGCAGAGCCGTAATGGCAGGACATGGGTCCCACCGGCATAAGACCTCCGTCCTGCCTTCCACTCTcactctataaataccccacacactcccaacaagtaagaCACACTGTTCATTCTTATATACTATTATCtttctcgttctcatactaacttaATCGTCGGAGTGATACCAGGGGAGAAGCCCTGCCATCCACTTCGGCCACGAGGATACACCTCACCTCAACCCAGAGAGGTCTGATTTAGGTCGGTCCAACTACCCGCCAAAAATCGCCTCTTCATATATCATATAACTAAGTAAGTAATCTATGTCGTATAATGTGTAGTGTGCTGTAACGcaaaaaattataattaatataaataataattcaaaaataataacaaatttttgTTACTCAACGAAAGTGCCCTAATAAATTTCATCCATCTAAATTTTGCTTAAGCCTCTCTGGCCATCAATTACATGGCTCAAAGTGAAAATGAAACCAAAGTTAATGTCGATTTCAATATTTAAGCAGAATTATACAGCATGCCATTTGTGGAAAGAAGCTCAATCTAGTGTTGATCCACTTAAACAATCCCTTTTTTACCAAATCGGGCCCCGTCGACGAGAATTAATCGTCATTAGAGAAATACTACaaataaaataggtatttttaaaaGTCAAAACACTGAACTGACACTAGTTAATGATGGCCACAAAGTCAAACCAGCGACCAGGCGTGCAGATTTGATGCCACCAGCACGCTTAATGGTTAATAATTCTTTTTGTCCCTCAAATTCTAATGCAGAGAAGTAAAGTTCAAACCATTAATTTGGCACCCATAGACAGTCATAAGGTCTGTGGATTATATTAATTGAGGCGTGATTTGCCATTGTCGTCACTCATTGTAGACCACAGTATGTGGAAAATCTTTTAAGTCACAGTCAAAAACAAATCCAGTCACATTCCTCTTTGTACAACAATATTTTAACActaatatttttcatttaaataGTGAATGCTATTTTTAGGATTCATCGTTTTCCCAacactaatttttttaaaactccTTTTAGCCAATAAAATAAACCAACAAAAGCTCTATAGAGATTGGAGttttaaggggaaaaaaaaaacaaattttgtATATCTAAATACAAGCCTAAAATAACATACTTTCAAATTACTCACAATACATCCTCAATGCACCTAACAAAAATACAGGAAAAAGTGTTTTGAAAAAATCACCATCATTTTCTTCGTCCATCACCACCACCATCCTCTCTCGCCACCTTCTCCCTCCCATCAGATGCCCACCACCCCTCTCTCCTCTGCACCCTCTTcccaacacccccccccccccgacCTTgctcctccacttctccttctCCCCAGATTTGGTCTTAAGGAGAAAGGAGGAAGagggaaagaggaaaaaaggcAGAAAGAGGGGGTTTTTTTCGGGGGGAGGGGCGAGAGGAAAGGAGAGAAAGGAAGGAGAAAGGTGGCCGATAGGAGAGGGAGGGAGGGGCGACGACAGTGAGATGGTGTCGGGTGGGGAGGAGTGGAGGGTGGTGCGAGGTTGGAGAAGGGGGAAGgagaataaattttaaaattttcagaaatgttccaaaaaaagtcaaaattttaaAGGTACCTCAAAACATACCATacaaacagaaattttctatGAATACATctacaaatttttttgaaaaaaaaaaaacccttaaaAGCACCCAATCCATACGGATTCAAACGCTTTTGCAAGAACTCTTCTAAAAAACTACCGTTTACACGGACAACTTAAGGAAATAACTCCCACAGTTCCCTGCCGGCAACAATGTAGCCGTCCCTTCTTGAAGTAGGATCACCTTTAAGGACAGTTCTTTGTCACCTTGAAATTGGTAAAAAGATCAAAGCTGCCAAAATCCAATGCCGCTTTAATAAGTATTACACCTTACTTAAAATGTGAACTCCCAACCTTGAATTCGAGATTTCGATGTATTGCAATTCAACTCCGACTCTCACACTAGATACAGGGTATAGAGACATTTGTAATACATGCATCTAAGATATTTGCAATGACAGGCATGAAAGAATCAAAAACTCAATTAAGACTCCTGTGACATCAATAGAAGTAGAAAGGGGAAATACAAGTCAATCACAGACTCCAGTCCACACTACGACTTCTCTATCAACAAGATGTAGTTCACCTATCAGCTTAACAAGCTTTACTTGTAGGCTCCCATGCCCACAGCAGATTCTCCACCATAAGGTTCAAAGTTGGCTCCGGCGTTAGAAAAGGAAACGTAGTAGAACTCGGAAACTATGCCAGTGAAGAATACGAAAGCTGCTCCTGCGGCAAAAACTCCCTTCCTAACTGTCTCACAGGAGGGAGGATCATCACCACCAAAGATCGTCCTGTATTTGGTGTGATAAGCATTCCTAACTGAACCAGCTAGCAAGCACGCCTCGGCAATCAGGAAGAACACCCTGAATCATAGCAATTTTTTGCAGAAGATAATAAAACCATCAATCTTTCAAACACCAACTTGTGTTGTAAGTGGTATTGATAATGGAGAAAAGCATTTCTCATCATGCCAATTAGATTATAACAATTACATTAAACGGAGCTAACAGCTCCGCAGCAACATACCAGAGAATAATAAAGAGGAGGACTGCGCAAGCTCTTGAACCTCCAGGTTTGAGAGCCTTGCCACAGCAAAAACATTTGCTTGCCAACATTATGATCACTTGACTAGCCATGAGGAAGAAAAATGCCCCAACACCGAACCCCGTTGCGATATCAGAGTCATAGACACAATAATTATAATCTTTCTCATTATCCGATGTAACTTTGGCCTGCCAACAAGCACATTAGAGGACCATTAGTAAGGGCTTGCTTATTGAAAAAAAGACAGAAAAGAGCTcataattcaaatgaaagtttagcATATTAAGTACATTTTTCAGAATAACTCGAAAGTCTGCAAAACAAGATCCATCTCGAGCAGCAAAAATAAACTCTATTCAAACAGCAGACGATAACGATAATGTCCACCAGCTTACGTTTTGGTTGAACCCAAAGGAGCATATTGGGTGATTCCAATAGATCAGGTGTACAGAAGCAACAATCTAAAGCATGCATGTACAACGCGCCAGCAGTGGGAGTCGGATTATGGCAACACATCTACTAGATTTCAAACTACTACTCGCTAGAAATAATTGTGGAAGTAATATGTAAGCATTTACAGATGAAACAAGTCAAAGTAGAGACTGGCTGAATTTCAGAGAAGGAATCTTGAGATGATGTGCATGTGTAGGTCAGACAATGGTATTTAACAGGGCAAATTAAGCTGACTTTTCTGTGCAAAGCATCGTCTTCTAGTGATTGGTTTCTGTGAACCTTGACAAGAAGTCCGACGCAACATGACATATCTTTTGCATCCAGTTTCTCAATTATCATGAACAAAGCGGAACTGCTAAAGTTTGAATGGCTGCACAGAGTATGATATAGTTCTGCAGGCATCATAGACCATTCCAATCTCAATATCTGGATCTTGATTatgtgataaacaggatgaatcaaatgatcaaaatggtAGATAACTTACCCCTTAGACTTCGAAGCCACTCCGAATCTAGACATGTACTTGATACTTCACTCAACTCTTATATTTCTTGATATTAATTAAACCTATCAAACAAATCCAAGAGGTGGAAAGTCCCTACTATGCAGTAATTACAAAGTAAATCAAACTCAGCAACAATCTGATTCGTAACATATGAGCGACCACATTCAAGTGAATAAACAGCGTTCCGTTCCAGTCTCCATCAGTTCAAGTGAATAAACATTGCTCGTAGCCATTTTTCTTCGGATCAATATTTGCAAAGTTCAGATCTTTGTTACTTTTTGCATTGCAAAATGGGCAATGtggactcaaaaaaaaaaaaaaaggtagaagGTCCACAAACAATCACAACTTACAGTGCTTCTTCTTTGCTCAGCAGCAACAGCCAAACCAAAAGCAATCAGATCAAATATGAAGATAGTAACCATCAACAATTTTGAAGCCATCGGAGTAAGGCTTCTTCAGTTCACACTCTCCAGATCTCCTCCtcactctttttctctcaaTGTACAGCTCCCCCGTTACGTACCTGGCTACTAAATATACAACAAAATTCAATATTTGAGTAATCAAGAAGAAGAGAAACCAACTACTAAAATATTTATCTTACAGAAGGAGAGAGACTTTTTACCAAAAACTAATGACAACCCAACAGTTCGCCAGCCACCATCTATAGCTACTGACCACCAAAAACAGACAGCCAAAATTCTCCCTgacaattttaatttatttacttgtattttgggtGCGTACAAGATCTACAAGTGGTGGAAAATGAGTTGCTTCGGTCCGACGGTTACTGCTCCACCGAGTAGTAACTGTAATTGGCGGGGGGATGATTGTGACGGATATTGCGTGTCGGTGACGCAAAACTTTTTGTGAAAGATAAATGGGGATCTGACGGCTGATGTAGCGGTGCGGTGTACGTTGGATCACATGATCTGCTCGTTGATGGAGCCACGTGGCAGCGGTTGACAACGAAGCATACTCTTCCTGTCGGTGGCCTTCTAAGCAGCACAAAATACAAACCCCGTCTAAACTCTCTGCACGAATGTCATACGCTGTAGTAGCCGCTTCAATCCATGGCCTTTTCTAatttggtttttattttttgaactaaTCTAATCTGGTTTTCTAAGTACCCTGAGGCCTTTGTTTGCCCAcattaatcatcaaaatttaCAGTTACAACTAATGCAAATATGCTTATAACTTGGTTAATGGGCCGCTTGTCAGAGGATTTGAAATTAAGAATTTATAATGCTTGATGCACTAGTCGCTTGATTTATAAGTATGAGATTCAATGTTTAAAATCTTTTATTTGATAGatcaattcaacacttaaatttaatatatttaaatcttaattatttaattgcatttgaTACCTAAAAATTAAACATCCTAATTTATTAAATGACATTGAATTTTCAAACGATACAAGTTTACCTCAAGAGTTGTCGGTTTTTGGGGTTAAATTTGGGATTAGATTTAACTAACTAATttcaaaattctggaaaaaaaaaaagtggagaaAATCAAAACTCATGAGAACAAAGTCTTAGACTCTTAGGTGTGTGCACAGGTACAAGTATAGATATGCACCTGTGCTTGTGTTCGTGAAGAGTCCTGTCTAGCGTACATCCCTatccattcaagtacaaaatgatTACACGCACACTGGTcctcataattttttttttcctctgttTGGGCCGGGTTGAAAGCAAACATTTGAATCCAGACGTTCCCTTTGCTTTGTGTTAAAATGGGCTGGGACTTTAATGGGCTTAGGATGTCTTGTAGGTATGGGCCTTTGAGGGGCGATGCTTTGTGGTTTGGCATTGGGACACATGTGGTCTTATAACTAGTGGGCTAATATCCATCAGATCAAAACTTGCTCATGGGAGTAACACAAatctttagattttttttttttttaatttttttatcaaCTAACAACCTTTCCTCGgttgattattttaattgattatagattttgattttgaataattattTTTGTGATATTCTCACTTTTGATTCAGATTATAGACTCTTTAATAactaaaaaaagtaaaattcatAGTCAATCAAAGATTAGTTTTTGCTGATTCTGATTATATTCTATAATcataataatttgcaaaatataTCTAAAGTAAGCGAGAACAAGGCCTAAATCTTAAATGGAACAACAGAAAACAACCAAATGGAGTATTTCCATATAGGACAATGTGAATGACACTCAACTAAAAACTTtaggttttaatttctaaaACACCTAATAATTTGAGTACTAGCTGCACAACCAAAAGTCCAACATGCTTAATGCCCAGTGATCCTTCACCCGAGAATTATGAGCACATATTGGTTGTAGTGGAAGAGAATAATATCACCAAGGAAATTCAAGAAGCCTAAAAGGAATGTAGAGATACAGTTTCTACATTTGATCAAGATTTTGCGTACGTAGGGGTAATATTTCTAGCATGGAAAGACTCTCCATAAATAAATACGGGGCAGCTGGTTATATAAATCTAACCACGAATAGTTTCCTTGGCCTCTTACTATATGACTATCTATTGCAAGAAGATTTTATAGCACAGTATCATGACTTTATTGTTTGTTCCATGAAATTTTGTTCCCTcttctcctcttcttcttcttctatatGCCACTGTTTAAATTGCGTTCCCAGGTCTACTAAGCGAAGATGGGATTCAAAGCGTTTTGCGCAATTTTTGAGGTGATCAAAGGCTCAAGATGGAGAAAAGCCTCCAAGTGGTACGCAATAGTCATGCCTCAGCTTGTGTTtcattgttttttttccttgctgatcaatttatttttctcaccaTTATTATTCTATATACTTTCTTATATACGCACTTCAGAACACATTTTTTGCAATTATATACTGTTAACACTGGTCTGTTGATATTATTGAGATCGAAAAAAGCATTTCGATCACATGCAAATAGTACTTTTTGAGGGAAAGAACTTGATTTACTTGAGTTAATGTTGCCTTTTTGTTTGATATTCGCTACCCTGATGTATTCATTTACAGTTCTTTACTGGACATCATGGCCtcgtttggcaagtgagttttttgggtgtttgtctaaaattttactgtaacttattataaaagttgcagaaaatttttttgaatattttgaagtgtataatttaaaaaatttgagaaattttttaagattactgtagttaaagttgttaaaaaattgtagcagacaaacttgatcaaaaacttgcttgccaaacaaggcctaTATTTTTTGTGATAATTTACTGTGATATATTCACAGTAagaatttgtaatttatatgAAGAATGCTAAAGGTTAATGCCTTTTATCTTTGCATTTTTGGGTCTATATCATCaagttttcttccattttgcTGTAGAAAAAAGCGAAGCATATGAAAGGAAGTTCAACAGGCTAATACCCGCTTTTGAGCCATTTTACTTGCATGCCAAGGCTTTGACCGACAAATTTTTTACTTGTTTATCCTCTTATTAAAATTTCAACATGCATCTGGGTAGTAAAGGTGGGAAAATCCAACAAGCCCATTGGGCCAAGTGTATCTAAGACGAAAAGGTCTGCAATTAATTTACAATCTTTCTTAACTGCTAGTGAAACCCTCCTTATTTTATACTATTACACAATATAGCAACctaagaaatttttttattttaatttttatttgttgcatttcaataaaaatttttctccTTCCCAATTTCCAAAATCTAAGATGAATACTGAGTCTATGGGGTTTAAGAGTTTTGAGTTGTGGTGACACCATTCGAACCGCATTCTTGTTTTACCACAGCAAAAAACTGATCAAGGAACTGAGGCAAAGCTTAGCAATCCAAAAGAACAGGAGGAATGCCATGATGAGGCAGCTGCGTGCTGATATTGCTGAACTTCTCCAAAATGGCCAGCATAAGGCTGCTTTATCCAGGGTAATCATAGCTCTTGATATTCCCTTTTGGTaacgtgaaattttctttgCATTAACTTTTACTCAGTGATATAGACTGTGCAGCTTCACAAGGACGAGCTTAAGTTATCAGCTTATGATCAAGTTGACAAGTTTTGTGATTGTgttgtcaaaaacctcaaggaTATTAGACCTGACAGGTAAGCTAATTTTGATTTCGGTCTTGCTCATTCCAGCATCTTATAGAGATTTAATTGAGCATTGCAATCATTTTTATAGTTGGACTGTTTTCTCTGTCAACTTACTGCCGCAGAAAGTTGCCTGTTGATGTTTGTGAAGCAATATCAAGCTTGATATTTGCTGCTTCAAGATGTGGTGAACTGCCAGAGCTGCATTCATTAAGATATCTTTTCAAAGGACTTCTTGGTCCGAAATTTGAGAGAGCCAATGTCGAGCTTCTGCCAGGAAACACCGTGAACTCTTTAATAAAGCACAGTCTCGTTGTTAAGTCAGTAGCAGAAGATGTGAAGATCCAATTAATAAATGACATAGCAAGAGACTACAAGCAGGATACTGGACCTCTCTCAAATGATGGTAATAATGGCATTAAAGATCAAACTCGACCCAAAAAGTTCGAGGAAATGCTGCCTGACATTGGACCGAAATTTGCCTTGCAAGATTGCAAGGATATGGTAACCTTTTGGAGTAATTTTCCTGATAGTTCAGATGGTACTGCAGGTTATGTAGCCTCTAAAGCAGCTAATACAGTTACATTCAAAGAGAAGAGTGATGACGATTCCTTGGAAAGTATTAGATCAGACGGAAAACCGATTGAAATAGAGGCAGCCCCACTCTGTTTCCATGACAGGGAAAAGCTACATATGCAAGGGGAAGATATTATGACTGGGAGTGAATACACTACTTTGGACTCCTCCAACAGCTTTAAGAGATCTTCCAACACGAATGCCGCTGATAAAAAGTGTGATCACTTGATCAAGCCAGATTCAGTAGATGCAAGATATGATACCGCAATTGCCACGAACACTTCTCAACATGAAGAAGTCATCGGGGGTCAATGTTTACACAATGACAAAGATATCAAGGCTGAATGTCACGtcaaggaaacaaaagaaattcccaGATCTCCTATTGCCCATGTACATCCAAAGCTTCCTGACTATGATGATTTGGTAGTCCAGTTTGGGAATCTAAAGAAAGAGtacatgcggaaaatttcaaataaataagTACCTTATAAGTAGTTGAGGTGGAAAAATTGATCTTGCTCTTGCTGCCTAAGTGTTAATTGACAGTTCACCAGTCATAGCTGCGCCCTTTTGATTCTCTAGT
The DNA window shown above is from Coffea arabica cultivar ET-39 chromosome 5e, Coffea Arabica ET-39 HiFi, whole genome shotgun sequence and carries:
- the LOC113688035 gene encoding uncharacterized protein; protein product: MASKLLMVTIFIFDLIAFGLAVAAEQRRSTAKVTSDNEKDYNYCVYDSDIATGFGVGAFFFLMASQVIIMLASKCFCCGKALKPGGSRACAVLLFIILWVFFLIAEACLLAGSVRNAYHTKYRTIFGGDDPPSCETVRKGVFAAGAAFVFFTGIVSEFYYVSFSNAGANFEPYGGESAVGMGAYK
- the LOC113743541 gene encoding uncharacterized protein produces the protein MRQLRADIAELLQNGQHKAALSRLHKDELKLSAYDQVDKFCDCVVKNLKDIRPDRKLPVDVCEAISSLIFAASRCGELPELHSLRYLFKGLLGPKFERANVELLPGNTVNSLIKHSLVVKSVAEDVKIQLINDIARDYKQDTGPLSNDGNNGIKDQTRPKKFEEMLPDIGPKFALQDCKDMVTFWSNFPDSSDGTAGYVASKAANTVTFKEKSDDDSLESIRSDGKPIEIEAAPLCFHDREKLHMQGEDIMTGSEYTTLDSSNSFKRSSNTNAADKKCDHLIKPDSVDARYDTAIATNTSQHEEVIGGQCLHNDKDIKAECHVKETKEIPRSPIAHVHPKLPDYDDLVVQFGNLKKEYMRKISNK